The following are encoded in a window of Sphingobium sp. AP49 genomic DNA:
- a CDS encoding DUF5908 family protein has product MPVTINQMSTEISVDPAPGSRGGDQAGPASAPAEEVQIEELRAIVRELIAEEMERYRRTAVEY; this is encoded by the coding sequence ATGCCCGTGACCATCAATCAGATGTCGACCGAGATCAGTGTCGATCCGGCCCCCGGCAGCAGGGGGGGAGACCAGGCCGGCCCCGCATCGGCTCCGGCCGAGGAGGTCCAGATCGAGGAATTGCGCGCCATCGTCCGCGAACTGATCGCGGAGGAAATGGAGCGCTATCGTCGGACCGCGGTAGAATATTGA
- a CDS encoding phage tail protein, with amino-acid sequence MTLLTRHNFRVELVLSGLGGDEALVQGTTENPKGAFSEVAGLEIAIEPVTFREGGYHAGPRQLPGKTTTVPLVLKRGLSLDPGFWHWIRRCTQGGYPLPYISGSVFVRGPNPAEEDAAEFRFVNGFASKVKTADLNAGDARDVPIEELHIVHEGWWRQDA; translated from the coding sequence ATGACGCTGCTGACGCGCCATAATTTCCGCGTCGAGCTGGTGCTGTCGGGCCTGGGTGGCGACGAAGCACTGGTGCAGGGCACGACGGAAAATCCCAAGGGTGCGTTCAGCGAAGTGGCGGGATTGGAGATCGCCATCGAGCCGGTGACGTTCCGCGAGGGCGGCTATCATGCCGGCCCGCGCCAGCTTCCCGGCAAGACGACGACCGTGCCGCTGGTGCTGAAGCGCGGCTTGTCACTCGATCCCGGCTTCTGGCACTGGATCCGCCGCTGCACGCAAGGCGGCTATCCGCTTCCCTATATTTCCGGTTCCGTCTTCGTGCGTGGTCCCAACCCGGCGGAAGAGGACGCCGCCGAGTTCCGCTTCGTCAATGGCTTTGCATCCAAGGTGAAGACCGCCGACCTCAATGCCGGAGACGCACGGGACGTGCCGATCGAGGAACTGCACATCGTCCATGAGGGCTGGTGGAGGCAGGACGCATGA
- a CDS encoding phage tail protein, with protein sequence MAITREDPYGPFNFRVTITPGTGAEIKAAFSDVSGMSAEITHADYRTGTDPANHVRKIPLMNKTGDITLKRGLVAALDLFQWVKAAKEGVLAAKASVVIELMSEDRTATVATWKLTNARPQKWTGPTLAAKGASDVAMEELVLVCEDIAYE encoded by the coding sequence ATGGCCATCACCCGTGAAGACCCATATGGGCCGTTCAACTTCCGCGTCACGATCACACCGGGCACCGGTGCGGAGATCAAGGCTGCCTTTTCCGATGTGTCGGGCATGAGCGCGGAAATCACCCATGCCGATTATCGCACCGGCACGGACCCCGCCAATCATGTGCGCAAGATCCCGCTGATGAACAAGACCGGCGACATCACCTTGAAACGGGGCCTGGTCGCCGCACTCGACCTGTTTCAATGGGTCAAGGCCGCGAAAGAGGGCGTTCTGGCCGCCAAGGCGAGCGTGGTGATCGAACTGATGAGCGAGGATCGCACGGCAACCGTCGCGACATGGAAGCTCACCAATGCCCGGCCACAGAAATGGACCGGCCCGACACTCGCCGCCAAGGGCGCCTCCGACGTGGCCATGGAGGAGTTGGTCCTGGTCTGCGAAGACATCGCTTACGAGTGA